Below is a window of Flavobacterium sp. CFS9 DNA.
GGGCGGAATGATCTGGAACAGCGGTTATAAATTAGCAGCAGCAGTAAGTAATGCAGGAGGTTTAGGTTTAATTGGTGCGGGTTCCATGTATCCCGAAGTTTTACGTGAACACATTCAGAAATGCCAAAAAGCGACCGATAAGCCATTTGGAGTCAACATTCCGATGCTGTATCCGAATATTGAAGAAATTATAAACATAGTGGTGGAAGAAGGAGTGAAAATTGTTTTTACTTCTGCCGGAAATCCAAAAACATGGACTTCATTTTTAAAAGAAAAAGGAATTACAGTCGTACATGTAGTGAGCAGCAGTATTTTTGCTTTAAAAGCGCAGGAAGCAGGTGTTGACGCTATCGTGGCTGAAGGCTTTGAAGCAGGAGGACACAACGGCCGTGATGAAACGACAACTTTAACTTTAATTCCAATGGTGAAAGAGAAAGTTCAGATACCATTGATTGCTGCAGGTGGAATTGCAACGGGAAGAGGAATGCTTGCTGCAATGATTTTAGGAGCCGATGGCGTTCAGGTGGGAAGCCGTTTTGCTGCTTCGGTTGAATCTTCAGCACATGATAATTTTAAAGAAACGATTGTTAAGGTTAGGGAAGGAGACACACAGTTGACTCTTAAAGAACTGGCACCCGTTCGATTGGTTAAGAACAAATTCTATCAGGATGTTCAGGAACTATACGAAAAATGTCCTTCGAAAGAAGATTTGGTACAGCTTTTAGGAAGAGCAAGAGCCAAAAAAGGAATGTTTGAAGGAGATCTTGAAGAAGGAGAACTCGAAATAGGGCAGATTGCAGGAATAATCCATGAAATTTTACCGGTAGAGCAAATTGTTCAACAAATGATGTCCGATTTTGAAGCTGCTTGCCAGGAAAAGGCTAAATTTGAGTTCTGAATTACCCCCAAGAAATACAATATGAATCCTACACGCACTTTTATACTTTTGCTTTTTTTCGGACTTGGTTTACAGCAAGCTAATAGTCAGTCTTACCAGTTTAAAACATCTGGTTTTAGTGTTTTGGAAAAAAATGAAAAAGGGAAGTGGGGTGAATGGTCTAATCTGGATTTGGTTAACCTTTCGGTAATTCTGGATACCAATAAGCACAGAATTGTGGTTTACTCGCAGGAAATACAGCTTTTCAGTATTTTAGATTATATCGAACGGGAAGAAAACGATACCGATATTGTGTATTCTTTTATGTGTAAAGACAATGATGGTAAAGCCTGCAAGCTATCGATCATCACGCGAAAAAAACAGGATTTCCGTAAACAACTTTACATCAACTATGACGATCATATTATTGTGTATAATATGGTTAGTGTGTAGATTGAGGTTCTGAGGAGCTAAGGTTCTAAGCTACTAAGGTAATATACTTTCTTCGAGTCTTAATAGCTCAGAATTTAAGTATTTTTTATTAAATCCGACAGGTTTCAAAAACCTGCCGGATTTAGTATAATTATAAAGTAATTACGTTTCTTAGAACCTTAGCAACTCAGAACCTTAGTGCCTTGTCTTAAGCTTCTATATCCTTAATAAACTCATCATACTCCAGATAAAACATTTCCAGAGCATGCATTTTTTCGTTGAAGAAATCGAAGATAACATCCCAGTTATTGCGGTTGCTAAAACCAACACCTAGTTTTTCGACCCAAATTCTACTGATTGTTTTACCACTTTCAAGAGTATAGTTTTTTTCGAAAACCAAATCTTTAATGAATTCTTCCTCCAGAATATTTTTCAGTGCTTCAAT
It encodes the following:
- a CDS encoding DUF4268 domain-containing protein, whose product is MYSKEESQRIKREFWVAFAEKYPRKWVLYDTKIKDFSFKFYVDNKKAQVLIDIEQRSDEKRNAYFEKIEALKNILEEEFIKDLVFEKNYTLESGKTISRIWVEKLGVGFSNRNNWDVIFDFFNEKMHALEMFYLEYDEFIKDIEA
- a CDS encoding NAD(P)H-dependent flavin oxidoreductase encodes the protein MNRITQLFKIKYPIVQGGMIWNSGYKLAAAVSNAGGLGLIGAGSMYPEVLREHIQKCQKATDKPFGVNIPMLYPNIEEIINIVVEEGVKIVFTSAGNPKTWTSFLKEKGITVVHVVSSSIFALKAQEAGVDAIVAEGFEAGGHNGRDETTTLTLIPMVKEKVQIPLIAAGGIATGRGMLAAMILGADGVQVGSRFAASVESSAHDNFKETIVKVREGDTQLTLKELAPVRLVKNKFYQDVQELYEKCPSKEDLVQLLGRARAKKGMFEGDLEEGELEIGQIAGIIHEILPVEQIVQQMMSDFEAACQEKAKFEF